A single Anatilimnocola floriformis DNA region contains:
- the efp gene encoding elongation factor P, with amino-acid sequence MATYKTSDFTKGIKVQIDGEPYLMAEMNFRKPGKGNALYECKLKNLLRGTTLQRVFKGGDTLEAADVEEIPVQYLYRQADTFVFMHNESFEQYELEKASVEESFMFLKEGMPCQMLLFNARPVSVTPPAHVELKVEYCEDGARGDTATNVTKPVKLETGAEIRAPLFIKIGNVLKIDTRTGEYIERVST; translated from the coding sequence GTGGCGACGTATAAAACCAGCGACTTCACCAAAGGTATCAAGGTTCAAATCGACGGCGAACCTTACCTCATGGCGGAAATGAACTTCCGCAAGCCGGGTAAAGGCAACGCCCTGTATGAATGCAAGCTGAAGAACTTGCTCCGCGGCACCACGCTGCAGCGCGTCTTCAAGGGTGGCGACACTCTGGAAGCAGCCGACGTCGAAGAAATTCCCGTGCAATATCTTTACCGCCAGGCCGATACGTTTGTGTTCATGCACAACGAATCGTTCGAGCAATATGAGCTCGAAAAGGCGAGCGTCGAAGAATCCTTCATGTTTCTGAAGGAAGGGATGCCTTGCCAGATGCTGCTGTTCAACGCTCGCCCGGTGAGCGTCACTCCGCCCGCCCACGTTGAACTCAAGGTCGAGTATTGCGAAGACGGCGCTCGCGGCGATACGGCCACCAATGTGACCAAGCCAGTGAAGCTGGAAACCGGCGCCGAAATCCGCGCCCCGCTGTTCATCAAGATCGGCAACGTGCTGAAGATTGACACGCGGACCGGTGAATACATCGAACGCGTCTCGACGTAG
- the epmA gene encoding EF-P lysine aminoacylase EpmA, which translates to MSDHFPTCSLDMLRQRAELLKKLRQFFDSRGFLEVETPTLSHDSVIDEHLDPIPVVIFDDATQRFTGRTLFLQTSPEFGMKRLLAAGAQAIYQITRAYRGGGEAGQLHNPEFTMLEWYRVGDDYTAGRQLLADLAVAALGCEVPEQLTYREAFLRYAQLDPFTADAATIAAATIAAALPEQSQPVSEQERSFWLDRVLVERVEPRLGQQRPTILYDYPADQSALAQVRPATADNPAVAERFELYSRGVELANGYHELLDPQVLRERNRTNNQKRAAAGKYRLPEDSRLLTAMEQGLPACSGCALGVDRLLMVASGAKSIQEVLTFPIVRA; encoded by the coding sequence ATGTCCGATCATTTTCCTACCTGCTCGCTCGATATGTTGCGCCAGCGGGCCGAACTGCTGAAGAAACTGCGGCAGTTCTTCGACAGCCGCGGCTTTCTCGAAGTCGAAACGCCGACACTTTCGCACGACAGTGTGATCGACGAACATCTCGATCCCATTCCGGTCGTAATCTTCGACGATGCTACGCAACGCTTCACCGGCCGCACGCTCTTTCTGCAGACCTCACCCGAGTTCGGCATGAAGCGGTTGCTGGCCGCGGGCGCGCAGGCCATTTATCAAATCACGCGGGCTTATCGTGGCGGCGGCGAAGCGGGCCAGTTGCATAATCCCGAGTTCACGATGCTCGAGTGGTATCGCGTCGGCGACGACTACACCGCCGGTCGGCAGCTGCTCGCCGATCTTGCTGTTGCGGCGCTCGGTTGCGAAGTGCCCGAGCAACTCACGTATCGCGAGGCATTTTTGCGTTACGCACAGCTTGATCCTTTCACTGCCGATGCTGCCACGATCGCTGCTGCCACGATCGCTGCTGCCCTACCGGAGCAGTCACAGCCAGTCAGCGAGCAGGAGCGTTCCTTCTGGCTCGATCGGGTCTTGGTCGAACGCGTCGAACCGCGCCTTGGTCAGCAACGGCCGACGATTCTCTACGACTATCCTGCCGATCAATCGGCCCTTGCGCAAGTTCGTCCGGCCACTGCCGACAATCCAGCGGTTGCCGAACGTTTTGAACTCTACAGCCGCGGCGTAGAACTGGCCAACGGTTATCACGAATTGCTCGATCCGCAGGTGCTGCGCGAGCGCAACCGGACGAACAATCAGAAGCGGGCCGCGGCGGGAAAGTACCGACTGCCGGAAGATAGTCGATTGCTAACGGCGATGGAGCAAGGCTTGCCTGCTTGCTCCGGTTGTGCGCTAGGCGTCGATCGCTTGCTAATGGTGGCCAGCGGCGCGAAGTCGATTCAAGAAGTGCTGACGTTTCCGATTGTACGCGCTTAG
- a CDS encoding Mur ligase family protein → MSTIQQRASVSLGHLFPAARLTQGAIVAHSVCTQADKVQPGDLFVGVLTADGDSHEDAVEAVKRGAVAVLTERLLPVKVPQCIVPDTREALGRVCQALAGNPCDQLRTIAVVGTRGKTVVSLLVAAMLEAAGEAVGVISSIGLSDSREQVVTPCSTPRAPKMANWLQRMTTAGCESAVVELSSRALAERRAAGMEFDAVIVTNLKRSEDQWHGTEENVRRANLRALEMLKPGGFAVFNADDVDSEEALQNVDLPVLTFGMIGEAQVTASVIERCSSEQTFLLQAGNESIPVRTAIIGDQHVMNCLAATAAGLAMGMDLSTIVRGLEAVKFIPGRLQRLECGQQFNVFVDNARSPEALAASLRSLRQAGTGRIICVMGCQGGKNKEQRPRIGHVLDRMTQLSIITSDDPRHEQPLQIAHDILDGHERPHLTHTLPNRTRAIEYALSQARPGDTVLIAGKGDRRTQRVGSGVQKHDDCEVARNWLYSQAEPVQTGPQLRIFR, encoded by the coding sequence ATGAGTACGATCCAGCAGCGCGCGAGCGTTTCGCTCGGCCATCTGTTCCCCGCCGCCCGTTTGACTCAGGGCGCGATTGTCGCTCACTCGGTTTGCACGCAAGCCGATAAAGTTCAACCCGGCGATCTGTTCGTCGGCGTGCTCACAGCCGATGGCGATTCGCATGAAGACGCCGTCGAAGCCGTCAAGCGTGGCGCGGTGGCCGTGCTCACCGAACGACTCCTGCCCGTGAAAGTGCCGCAGTGCATCGTGCCGGACACACGCGAAGCTCTCGGCCGCGTTTGCCAGGCTCTCGCCGGTAACCCTTGCGATCAACTCCGCACCATCGCGGTCGTCGGCACCCGCGGCAAGACGGTGGTCAGCTTGCTTGTCGCCGCGATGCTCGAAGCGGCCGGTGAAGCGGTGGGCGTGATCAGCAGCATCGGCTTGAGCGATTCGCGCGAACAAGTAGTTACTCCTTGCTCGACGCCTCGCGCTCCGAAAATGGCCAATTGGTTGCAACGAATGACGACGGCTGGCTGCGAATCGGCCGTGGTCGAGCTTTCCTCCCGCGCCTTGGCCGAACGCCGCGCGGCGGGGATGGAATTTGATGCGGTCATTGTGACCAATCTCAAACGCAGCGAAGATCAGTGGCACGGCACGGAAGAAAATGTCCGCCGCGCAAACCTGCGAGCGCTCGAAATGCTCAAGCCGGGCGGCTTCGCGGTGTTCAACGCCGACGATGTCGATAGCGAAGAAGCTCTGCAAAACGTCGATCTGCCGGTTCTCACCTTCGGCATGATCGGCGAAGCCCAAGTCACCGCCAGCGTCATCGAACGCTGCAGCAGCGAGCAAACCTTTTTGCTGCAAGCCGGTAACGAATCGATTCCGGTACGAACCGCCATCATCGGCGATCAGCATGTGATGAACTGCCTCGCCGCGACGGCTGCGGGTCTGGCGATGGGCATGGATCTGTCGACAATCGTCCGCGGCCTCGAAGCCGTGAAGTTTATTCCGGGCCGTTTGCAGCGGCTTGAATGCGGTCAGCAATTCAACGTCTTTGTCGACAACGCCCGCTCGCCCGAAGCTCTCGCCGCCAGCCTGCGATCGCTGCGGCAAGCCGGTACCGGCCGCATTATTTGCGTGATGGGTTGCCAAGGTGGCAAGAATAAAGAACAACGCCCCCGCATCGGCCACGTGCTCGATCGGATGACGCAACTGTCGATCATCACCAGCGACGACCCGCGCCACGAACAGCCGTTGCAAATCGCTCACGACATTCTCGATGGCCACGAACGGCCACATTTGACGCACACGTTGCCGAACCGAACTCGCGCGATTGAGTATGCGTTGTCGCAAGCACGTCCGGGCGACACCGTGCTGATCGCCGGCAAGGGTGATCGCCGCACGCAACGCGTGGGCAGCGGCGTGCAAAAGCACGACGATTGCGAAGTGGCGCGGAACTGGCTCTATTCGCAAGCAGAGCCAGTGCAAACCGGGCCGCAGCTGCGGATTTTCCGATAG